The Cylindrospermum stagnale PCC 7417 genome segment CTTCTACAGCAGCTAGACCTTCTGAAAAGACATTAGCCTTATTAAACTGCGGCTTAATCACCATTTTTCCAGATGCGTCGATATATCCACTCGCTCCAAACGTATTTACAGCAGCCAGTCCTTCTGAAAAGCGCGAAGCGTAAAAAAAAGTGGTTTTAATAGCCAACTTTCCAGAGGAATCAATGAAGCCATATCTGCTGTCATCAAGTTCCCCTATATTATCATTACAGTCAATTTTAGTGATGGCATCAGAACATCTAATTCTGGCAACTGCCAAACCTTCTGAGAAGCTATCAGCATTTTCAAAGTGTAACGGTATGACTATCTTGCCAATCTTATCAATATAACCCCAATTTTCACCTATCTTGACAGCCGCTAGTCCTTGAGAGAATGCCTGAACTTCATCGAATTGAGGTTTAATTACTATCTCCCCCTGCTGATTGATATAGCCCCACTTGTCATTTATTTGTACAGCAGCCATACCTTCAAAAAATGGTTCGGCTCCATCAAACTGAGGTGGAATAATCAATGTGCCTGTTTTGTCGATATAACCATCTTTTCCTTCCAAGCTGACGACAGCCATCCCATCTTTAAATGGATCAGCCAAATTAAACTGAGGTTTAATTACTATCTTTCCTGTTCGATCAATATAGCCACGGTCTTGGTTCCAATTTCCTTCCGATGTAGTTTTACCTTTGCTTAAAATTGGGAACAACATATTTGAATCCTGTTGTTGTGCTAAGTCTTTTTTCTGAATTGATAGCTGTTGGGAAGGTTGGGCTAAGAGAGTTTGATTGAAAAAATTACAAGATGTCAAAACCAAAAGAGTAAGGCAAATCAAATTATTGTCTGACTTCATATTTGAGCTTCATTGGTTTAAGAGGATTTGAAATCTAAGTTTTCTGAGGAATTTCTACTTTTTCTACCGCAATTTCAAAAAAAAGCAACAAG includes the following:
- a CDS encoding WG repeat-containing protein, giving the protein MKSDNNLICLTLLVLTSCNFFNQTLLAQPSQQLSIQKKDLAQQQDSNMLFPILSKGKTTSEGNWNQDRGYIDRTGKIVIKPQFNLADPFKDGMAVVSLEGKDGYIDKTGTLIIPPQFDGAEPFFEGMAAVQINDKWGYINQQGEIVIKPQFDEVQAFSQGLAAVKIGENWGYIDKIGKIVIPLHFENADSFSEGLAVARIRCSDAITKIDCNDNIGELDDSRYGFIDSSGKLAIKTTFFYASRFSEGLAAVNTFGASGYIDASGKMVIKPQFNKANVFSEGLAAVEVNEGWGYINKTGQMVIKPMFYEAWLFSEGLAVVGVVDNKNNKLSYGYIDSRGTIVIQPKFDEPSSFRGGLAEVKIIKSKDDDTYSDWGYIDKTGKFVWNLFE